In Zingiber officinale cultivar Zhangliang chromosome 3A, Zo_v1.1, whole genome shotgun sequence, the DNA window CTTGTACCCTACAGCTTAAGAGATATTCCATGGCATGCCTGTATCCAATTGACCGGGTTGCAGAGTTCATGTCGGGACGAAGACCAATGTCAAGAAGCCACGATGCTTCTGAGAGTAGTCCTTCAGTTTCCATGAGCATATTTTCACACCTCAAGTCAATAGCCCTGTAGAGATCAACTCTTTGAACTGTAAGGAAGAGACAAATGAAGTCGTAGTCCATATTGTTTGGATGATGATGACTGTTGTTCTCATCGTAAGAGTGATTAGCAACTGAAGTGTCCGTTAAACTTGGGTCAATTCCCTGACGAAATGAATCGTAGGGTACACTAAAGGCTGAAGGAGGCGATCCAGATGATCTGATAATTTCAAGGCTACGTCGTAATCGATACCAGTTGTTGGTAGAAAAAAACTGAGCTTTGGGGTCGCCAGCCTTAACAACCAAATCCACAGCTGCATCCCATTGCTTGTTCTTCTGCAACTCCGTGAGCTCTGAAAATACTTTGGAAGTTATCTCCGATGACGCCTTTGGGACATCAGGCTTTCCATACAAATACCATCTTAAGTATAATCCAGTTCCCCCAGTAACAATCGGCACTCGGCCTTTCTCCAGAACAGATTGTGTTGCTTTTCTAGCATCCTCAAAGAACTGCCCTGCAGAATAATCTTCATAAGGGTGCAAGATGTCAAGCAAGTGATGAGGCACCTCATTTCTCTCAGAAGCTGAAGGCTTAGCAGATCCCACATCGAGTCCGCGATACACTTGCACGGAATCAGCACTAATAATCTCTCCGTCCAGCCTCTTCGCAAGCTCCAGCGCAAGCCTACTCTTTCCTGCTCCCGTAGGACCAGAGATTACAATGACCTTCTTCTTCATTGATTCAGGGATGGAGCAAGTAGTCCTCAAAGCATTCCTTCTTGTAAAAAGAGATATCGGAGTTAGTTTTGGTGATGACCAAATGGGAAGACTCATCTTCATGCTTGATGCCACCCTCGCAGCCCACTAAGCTAATCTACAGAAAGTTGACAAATGAAATCTTTTGAGAAGATTGAGCAATGAGGTTTTGGTTTCAAATCTAAAAGCATGAACATTGAACGCATTATCTTATAAAAACATAAAATTGTGGAACAATAAATAGCAATTTATTCCTGCACTAAACCTGAACATGAAAGAAATTAGAGAATAACTCTGTGAAATACTCAGGCATTCCATCAAACAATTGGTAGGCGCAGAACAGCAAACAAGAATGTTGGAAGCAAAAACTTAGAATCGAACCTGATGCAAGAGGAACAGAATGACTCTGTAAAATCTATCGAGGCTTGTTGCAGGAAAACAACAAATTGATGCCaaaatcctttttttttccttttttttttttttttgagagagAGCAGGAACTGAACACAAGAACCGTATCGACAATCCACGTTTGTTTGGATAGATTTTCTGTGATTTGTATATCCTACAGAGCGAGCAGAAGAAACAGTACACGATTTTGGCACCTTGCTTTTGAAAAGGCAGGGGATTTCGGTATCCGCTCAAATCGATTATAAAGGCGGGAAAGAATTGCGCCGGGAATAGCTATAAAAACAGAAACTAAACCATACGTACTACTTACCGTCGCCGTGGGCGGCACTCAGAGAACGGCGGCGGCGATCGTCTTGGTTCGGAAAGGATTCCGCAGGAGACTACGAATCGGCCGGTGAATAGAGAGGGCAGACACGGTACAGAAGTAGGAATATTAAATAGTAaatttattttcactttaaaaatcaagCAAGAGATTTGAAAAGGCCCGCACTTTTTTTTATATTCCActcttaaggaaaaaaaaaagtaataagGTCTATTCCAAGACTACAACTTACAAATAAACATTCCACTGTGACATTTATCGCAATGGTGAAATAGGACCTCCTTATTCTATAAAATTTCTCAACTGGAACAAACCAGTGGAGTTAGACACATACAACTCAGTGCTCTGTTCATAGCTCCTCCTTTGTCGtcgtcctcttcttcctcttctactTCTGTTTGTTCTCCATCTCTTGAATCTGAAATGGTTTTAACTGAGCAAAATCTTTGAATCAGTTTCCTTCAAATAGAATCCATTTCAATTGCATTCTACCTAAATCCATTCAGGATAGTCCAAGCACTGCAAGCATTTGTAAATAGTATGATTTGAgtaaattcttcattaattaattaTACGATTACTCTTGCCTTGATTACTTCAAAGGCTGCATAAGTTTTTTAAAGATTTGGCAGCAATATGCAGAGACTGCGTAAATAACTTAACTGAGCAAGAAAAAATTTTCTCCTCACATATTTGTGTAAGTAGATGATGACACATGAATGCATTCATATTCTGCTCATATTTTCATACATATGAACACAAAGTTCCTATCTTGTAGTACTGCAGCTGAAAGtactcataaaaaaaaattagggtgGATTTCTTTGCAATTGAATTCCATTTAACAAGCCTGACAGACTGCAAAGGGAAGCAGAAATTGTGAACAAGGGGAGTTCATTTTACAGTTTTCTAATAAGGTGTAGTTAGAAAAATTAATGAGAATAATCTTTATGTTGATCAATCTGAATACTACTAATTCGAAAACAATCCGGCATTTCTTTTTCCAATGGGTTTCTATTGGACAAATCTGACTAAATGAAAAATGGAAGGAAAAGGTATTCTTTTTAAGTTTTCAGGCTACAGTTcgtaattttgatagaaaacatTATATGTTTGTGGATGCATTGTTTTAATGGTTTCTCTTGATCAATCTGATAATTTCATATTCAGAAAATTATACAGCTTTTTCTTATATCGAAATCAATAAATGAGGTTGATATAATCTTAAGAAACCAAGAGTGTTTTCAGAAATCCATGTGTAAATTTAGCATATAATAAATTAACAGACAGCAGGCAATTGATTATCTACTTACACTGAAATTGCATATTTTTACTGCCATCAAAATTTAATGTCACTCATTAGTTCCATTAAGTTTTTCCATTAAGTTTTTGAAGAAGAATTCTGCACAAGTCAAAATTTAGAATTAAGAAAACATCAACAATGATTCGAAGATTGGATTTTGTATCTCtgttttccttcttctttcttgCAAAGAAAAAGGGAATGAAAGAAAAGGAACTGAACTTGTCCAATTCAGTTAAAATCTTCATGAAGCAATCAAATTCTCCTCtattttcttttctaaaaaaCAAAATGCGTCGACGAAATGACAAATGCACTAGGGGAAAGGCCTTGAA includes these proteins:
- the LOC122051632 gene encoding tRNA dimethylallyltransferase 9-like yields the protein MKMSLPIWSSPKLTPISLFTRRNALRTTCSIPESMKKKVIVISGPTGAGKSRLALELAKRLDGEIISADSVQVYRGLDVGSAKPSASERNEVPHHLLDILHPYEDYSAGQFFEDARKATQSVLEKGRVPIVTGGTGLYLRWYLYGKPDVPKASSEITSKVFSELTELQKNKQWDAAVDLVVKAGDPKAQFFSTNNWYRLRRSLEIIRSSGSPPSAFSVPYDSFRQGIDPSLTDTSVANHSYDENNSHHHPNNMDYDFICLFLTVQRVDLYRAIDLRCENMLMETEGLLSEASWLLDIGLRPDMNSATRSIGYRHAMEYLLSCRVQGGSSTEDLYAFLSQFQKASRNFAKRQITWFRNEQIYHWLDASKPFEEITDFICSAYHTETRRLAVPQSLQMKKEITQRREAYELKSYQAQVKLFSHDEDCNHVLDWIRSTQHQPAMAV